tatcacaatgaacagaaatggcaggaatcggcttgcttactacatgtaacatactcatgagtccatgtaaccattaagcctccgtccccgtggcatcaagtgcacacaactcagcctcaaaagtagaccgagtaatcaaagtctgtctagaagacttccaggacactgctccacccacaagggtaaacacataccagtcactccattggaaccagatttcttagttatccaacttgcatcactgtacccctcgagtaccaCCGGAAATCTCTGGTAATacaagccaagggaaatagttcccttcagatatctaagaactctatccagtgcctcctaatgagtcttgtttggacagcttgtatatctagccaacttagaaAGAGAATATAAAATATCTGGCCTAGTCACATTATaaagatattgcaaactcccaataatttGAGAATACTTTAACTGAGACATAGGAATTCCTGGCAACTTTTGAATTatatggtgtactagcgattctacaattgGAATAACTGTAattctcaagtatagatttctctatataatgagaccgtgataaagttattccatcagttgactaagtcaacttgatcccaaaaATCATactagcctcacccatatccttcatctcaaagtgcctcttcaagaaactttttgtctcgttaataatctcaatattggttccaaacaacagGATATCATCTACATGCAAGCAcacgatcacacaatcattaTCTCTAACTTTATAGTAaacacacttgtcactttcattaactaaaaactcgaagtctaaaacagtttcTTCAAAGTTTTTGTGCTagtctataggtgcttgtttaaggccatagatggacttgactagtctacatactttcctctcattaccagcAACAATAAATCCCTCAGgttgatccatataaatctcttcttcaaggtcaccatgaagaaaagctgtctttacatccatttgatggatgataagaccatgtacagaagccaatgcaataagcattctgattgttgtcattcgggcaactggagaatatgtatcGAAATAATTGATGActtccctttgcctaaagcccttaacaactagcctagccttgtacttatctattgagccatcagggtttagcttcctcttgaagatccatttacatccaatagtagaacacccatgagggagatcaactaactcccatgttctgTTTGAAATAATTaagtcaatttcactctttacagcACCTTTCTAATGCCTTGACTCCAAAGAATCCATGacttgacggaaagttaaaggctcatcctcgacattttaagtgataaagtcacttccaaagtccttgactacctttgcacgcttactccttctaggttcctttacttcgttaggagtagagctactaccaggatccacccccacatttgtcatcttttccacatgatcaggaatagaaatcaatgtgtgagtgggatcatcctcagaactacccaaaggtataccagtcttcgttgggaatacttcctcaaagaaagttgcatcacgaaaatcaactatcgtattcgccacaataccatctatgtcatattttaatactaaaaatctcatagcagttgtggtctcaagatagcccagaaagatacaatcaacagttttcggacccagtttctttctcttgtgttcagggacaagcaccttagcaagacacccccacacacgaagataactcaaacttgtcctacgctttctccataattcatatggtgtcttgtccatatgtttcagagggactctattcaaaatatggcaagccgtattcagagcctctccccatatgtacttaggcaacccaaaattaattaacatactgttaatcatgtctttaaaagttctgttcttttgttctgccaccccattagactcagcTGTGTATGGTGGAataacctcatgaactataccattgcttgcgcaaaattcattaaacaaggtactcgtatactcaccacctttatcagacctcaaacgtttaagtactttgccagtttatgtttcagcttcatttttatacataatgaatttatctagtgctacatccttatgtttaagcaaataaacataacaatatctactacaatcatctataaaggtaatgaaatatctacagtgatccttagtcaacacaccaccaaatttaCATATGTCCGAgtgcactaaatctaacaagtctgaatctcTAACAGCATTATAaaaaggtttccttgtttgtttatCAGTTATACACACTTGACACTTAAACTTCTTATCAATGGcgtactttggaatcaactctaaattcatcatattctttagagtaccaaaatttaaatgaccaagtcgtaagtgccacaaatcagataattctacacaattaacagaaggttcaatactatcattaataaaaccacccaaaacgggttcaacatttattaaaacaaaccatcagacaagtaaccattgccaaagaatgtaccagtatgagtaataactatttattacacttcaaagaaagttcaaagccgtaaataaactaaacaacttccacttataatatttctaaGCATAaagggaacatgatgcactctagtgagagatagaatccgcctagaagcaaacttcaggtccacgtttcctattccaagcacttgtgcagcactagcattccccatcgtcactgtcactgcatgactctgttgataagatacaaacaagctaatatcagcacaaatatgtataTTAGCTCCAGTATtaatcaaccactcatgtgacagataagtggaaagtagtacagggttgtaagtaacatacccgtcatcggttccagaggcaacaacctcaccaatgaccatgtcagctactggcccactcgtggttccaagtccaagcacagtatttacttgagctaccactccaacTTTCTTAActttcttacttggacagtccttactccaatgaccaacctgtccacaagaccaacatggtttgttcacctttggtttcttagccttgttcttgtcaggtttagtattagccttcttagtgactaactttcttttctttcctacagtcactacattcaccttcgagctcccatTTTCCACAGGCAATAAATGTCCATGtttggacttgtgctgctcctgtacagagatgtccaacatcaagttagttcatgtgatctctcctttctgtcttttcagggagagagcaaactcttcccaagacttaggaagattttcaatcacagacatcactcgaaacttctcaGGCAAGACCATATCGGACTCACCCAAAGTATGaaccaacatctcaaactcatgaacctgttcagtcatggatttcCCATCCACCAACTTGAAATCAAGAAAACTAGCCACAGAATACTTCTCAAgaccttgagaatcagtattatgggtttggtccagcttatttcataagactttagcagtataggcatctgatgaataaacatcgaacaaggtgTTCTCCAAGGCTGCCAAAATGGTTGCCCTGGCCACCCCATCCTTCTTAGCCCATAAAGCATAaaccttaacagattcagctttctcttgatccaacccaggaggatcatactgtaccactaACCATAGACCCTTAGCCGTTACCCAGAGCTTCATTTTTTTCTCTGCCAACGAGAAAAGAAGCTCCACCACTGAATTTAttaggcatacccgataaatcaattggcTGGGGAAACGATACGTGGTCCAGTCAATGGTAGTAGTACCACCAGAACCAGAACCAGTCTCAACAGTTTTAGGAACATCACCAGTTTTGTTAACCATTTTGCTAATTAACTATATATAACTAcaatctcttcaagattgttgggtataattctaactacacagcaaaatgggaagttatatatatatatatataataacaagaacaaggcaaataaccaaataaccaactaacgaaacaaaacacgaaggcaataacaatctataaagactgtaattgacaaagaaagtaaagaaaacttatctttTATCGCTtttcaaattctgataagaagaagaacacaacagctgagtcgccaaacccttcaagaggacttgactgttcttaaAGAGATTATTGCTCCACACTTAAGTTGTGATGtaatgcagcaatatcgcttccaggataaaacaacaacagatcaatttggccacagaaccaacaatgatcaacagCGACTCGCACCTCATTTTGCCCataaaacctatgcaactcatatatgtttgcgaggtaggcacaTAGACTTGTGTCATATTTATCTCAAGtgtacctctcaatatataggcatctcaagttactcttcttctattttactcgatgtggtacaccaagtaacaaaatagaaaaagtaaacaaaatgggttttccttattatttatattatatcctgattaattaatattaatattacaaaatatattcaaagtatgattaaaataatctttaataaatatattttatattaataattaaataatcaatataaataattaaacttgtaatagaaaagaaaaatataagagttcccacaagcactaggccacacatgcattccacttatgctagtagttgtaaacaacactaacacaagatgctatataaactcaatatctttcttttacaatatcaatgtgggacaaaatccccataacccatttcaaacaagcaactttgtcgcaatatattcatggattccactatgaaaatgtcttagatccaaatatgaaagtttaagtcctcatgtcaaggaacaacctccaattGTTAGCTTCCAGAAattatatcaagaacatatataaaatatacctcaaactttccattttctaacacaatcatcaaatcatcatctcaacactaactcctctcaagaggcaacaatcatcaaccttaacACTAATTAgttaaacatcaagataatatctaatcaatcatcaaaaccatacttatatccaagatccttactttttttgaaacttaaaacttaaacaaagtttggatgaatgtttatacctttcttgaaacttgttaatacttaataaagtcctaagatccttgatgaagccttggtctagctttaggagccttaaactttcatggaaaattaagaaaacaagttagtgattttcggagttactattcaccactAATTTTGAACAAGGATTTTAGTATGCTATACTAATTcaatggccatgaaattttgaaCGTACCTTGTATATGGTATGAGGAAGATTTGGTTAAattttggtgatttttgaatgaatagatcatgagatatgaatttttcttcccatggtgttcttgaaaatcagcattgggtttttggagagagagagagaattgccTTGCTTGTTTCTTGGAAATATGGTGGAAATAGGCTTTTGTGACTTTAGAAAGTGTGTAGGACAAGATGCATCTCATTTTCAAAGGTTATGCTTAGCTAGGTGTCTCATTTTTCAAAGCTTGCATGATATGCTCCTTGAATTTATGTTTATCAaaatttgttatttattaatttttgtaactagcttcctaatttattacttgttgaataaatttataaaatacttaaTTTCCTAGGTTATCACTTGACTTTGTCATCCTACATTATCTCGCTTTCGTTCACGTACGTTTAAATCAATTCCCGTAAATGCTACGTCGAAGAATTCCGCTAATCATAAATCATTACCATTTCCAGTGCTCGTACTTGGTTATGAGTTATGAAATTATAATTCTCAAGATTTTCTTGGTCGTAGTATAATTCTCTTATTTCTCGATGACTCGTAAAATAATATCAATTGGACTattggttttcttcgaaaactcaCGACTTTTGTATACACTCTTTAGTACGTATAACCACAATATGAACTCGGAAACTTAAATTAAacactcgtatatggtgtggtcgtaaaagtttttaataaaccgcaaggttactattcctaaaggtcttttactgacgtcaaaaatttgggttcttacagaaAAAATAGCAACCAGACCGTGATAATTTTACAACATCCAGACTGTAAAAAAATGAAATGTGCTCCCTTATGATGACACACCCTTCAGGAACATATGCAAAACATTTACTTGCATAGTTATTGATCCAAACTTGAAACCTTTCGCCAAATTTATTGTCAGAAAGTCATAAAGATCCTTAAAACATGAACCTACCACTTGCTATTGGAAGCTTAACATCAGAATATGGTGTAAGACCTTCTTTACTATAAAAGTCAATCTGGTAATCAGTGGAGGTATTCTCATATTTCCCTGCAGCTTTATTAGATTCAGCTTATTCGAACACATCAAAACGAGAATAATGTCTTGAAATAGCGAAAGAAGCATTTTGCCGCCACAAAAACCTGAGAAGATGCAAGAAAAAGCATACGCAAACCGATGCATACTTGATTAATCGGCTTTCACTTTGTATAAAATTTAATGCTAATTAATGGCCTAATAATTGTAACATGCACTCTTGTTCTAGCATGCACCACTGCAGTATTTGTAATTATTATGACACTGGTTTTTCAAAAAACGCAAACATAAGCAATACAATTTATAAGATGTACCTTTCAAGAATTTGATATGGATCAGTGACAAGTTGAAGCTTTTCGTCAATCCATAAAGAATATCGTACATTAGGAAAAATGCGATGTAATAGAAGCTTTGGAATCTGTAAAAAATGCATCATTATTTAGTAAAGATTAATAAGCTTGCCTAGATGATTCACATGCATAAGATAATGGCATAGAATAGTTCATAGCATACTCAGTCCTTCAATTTGCAGAAACAGtcaaatatataataaatatccAATTTCTAATATAAAGTCCTCCAACTCCAAGCCAGCCTTCtgtatttttttttgttttaaataCATCTGTAGAAGCAAGAACTTATAAATTCTGGACATGAAGGAGTGATAGGGATGTAAGACGGAGATAGACAAAGACTATATATCAACTATCAAATTTGCGCCCATAGTGGTATTTCATGTAGAAAACCCTCGTGAGTGTAACTGCTCTCCAACTTCATGTACACTATGCAACTCTCTAGTCCTTTCACCTCTTTTAGTCTTTTCATATGCTTCTTAAAGTCAATAATAGCTTATGACTTCCATTTTTAAATTTTAACAGATTTCCGGGAACTAAGCAAGTATCAAGTATCAACGACTAAAAAAATTGAATAATCTCATCGTTGCAGCATAAACCAGACACAAAAATGTTCTTGAAGACAGAGAGAGAGATTCCCTGAAGCTACCATACACTTATAATAATCTACTTTTTCAAATAACCACCAATCTATCGTTCGCCTGtccaaaaaaaatcaattatttgaATTTAGCTGGTAACAATGTACTTTTTTTTTCTTATTGTAATAATATCACGGTTCGCTGGCATAAAGTTGTGAAGGAAACCTccaaattataatatataaaggAGAGACTAAAAAAGTTAAAATAGAATCAAAGAAAAATGGAAATAAGATggaaattaaatataaaaaaggCTACTGGCTTATTTATTTGGGAGAGGAAGATATAGAAGAACATAATAAGACTTAAGAATTGCGTTCGTCAAGAAAGAGGCTTCGAAACTGCTCCAGACACTTAAACGCAAAGAAACGAACAACAGAACAACAGAAGCAGCAACCTGAAAAATAAAAGTTTTACTACAGTATATTTTAAGTAAATTTAGAAATAAAATCTCTATTCAGAATATTATACTACCACGTGAAGTGGCTTTTCATTACACATACAAGCTTCTGAGTAGGGGAGGGCCAAGGAGTAATTTCCAGTGGGAGCTCACTGAATATGTACATACATGTATAAAGTTATTAATCAATTTTAAATATGTACCCTaagaaaaatttgaaattgatctaTCCCATACACTAATTTTTCTCGTCACCTGAGATGGAAATATCagaataaaaacaaaaaaaattgtAATTTTCGCAAGATTTGTACTTCAATCAAGCCCATACATTTTTTGTACCATATAAGTTATATCATACAAAATagattatatataaataattaaatgtaCAATTTATTTTACCAGTTAAGTTATTTCATAAAAATTagattatataaatatattaataattttttcaaaatattcaGTAGGGGTGCCACTCTTGATCCGCTTTACTCTCACTCTCACTCTTCCATTTTAGTCTCAAATTTTTGTGTAGCTATAAAGCTTCTCCTAAGTCCCAACAAATGGGTGCAAAAATATTAGCAAAGAACAAACCATATCCAATGCATAACTATAGATTGGAGTCACTACAACAATTAAGTGTATAACTTCTGCAACAAAAATGAGCTTGGTGTCATGCACCACCACATGACCCAAGATAGGAAAAAACCATCATATGATATTTAAAGCATTGACATCTCACAGAGATTTGCGTATTAATGTCACTGTCACCATGTAAAGGAAAAAGATATAGGGAGTGTGAATGACAGTCTGGATGATCAACATATTTTCCTTAGGAATAAACTGGGAAACTAGGAGTGAATTGAACACATAAATAGAACTAACCTTTCCATTTCGTCTTGCATCGGTGTATGGAATGTTACGGACAAAGATAATCCTCCATATCCCAACCCTCTTTCTGCTGTCCAGGACACTTGAATTCTTCATAAATACTTCCGTCTCTTCATCAATAAACATGTAAAAAGGATAAATAGTTTAATTTTTGGGGCTTAGTTTAATTAAATATTGTATTCCATAATTCAAATTTAAACTGTACTCTGTTCAGCCAAAGTGCACTCAATTTATAGCATTCCAATAGTATTTATTTTTACCAAGGCAAGTTTGAAGGTTTCGATTGATCACTACAGGACTGTCATATTGATACAGATATGAACTACTAATAAATTCTAAATTTAGAACCAGAAAGCCTTAAACTAAGTTATGTACCCAAGTTAAACACTACACCACAACAAAACACAGAAAATCATATAACACAGCCTGACCATATGAATATATAGGATATATAAATGACTTACAGCTAGCTGACCATGATCATTATCTTGTGAAGTTGATATAGTTGAAATTGTTTAATTTGTTGAATTTGTTTAATTTGCTTGCTGCAGACTATCTCACTATCACGAGCCCTTTGTGCAAACAAACAAGCCCTAGACACCATATTTCTCtcagacatttcatcaaacaccacCCAAATCACCCAATTTAACATACAAATTAATAAGGGTATTCGACAAAAACACATCCCTAAATAACCCATCTTTAATCACACACAAATGAATCTTTTTAGCCTCTTCAATATTATAACAATTGTTGCACTGAAAAATAATTGCCAAATGGATTCGACCCCTTAGGCTTAACAGCACCCACAACACCCCATTGCATCTCCTCATCAATCGGCACCTTTCTCGTCCCACTTCTTCCCCAAAATTAAGCTTATGCCTCATAACATCCTCCCTCTTCTTCCCCCAAATCTCGTCCCTCTCAAACCCTCCCCCTCTCCTATCCCTCAAACAATCGAAAGCCCCAAACTTTCTCCACTCGATGTGTATTAGCCATGGTTGGATTTCACGAAggattaaaataaataattttttctGAATTGTTTTGTTAGCGGAAAAGTTGGAAGATTCATAGGAAAAGGGGAAGAACTGATGAGCGTAGGAAAAACTGATGAGCGTAGGAAAGTTGCACACTGTTATAGGTTTTAGGGTTTATATGAACCACCGATCAGGATTTATCCAAATTGTGTTTTTTTAAAATTGATTAGACGGTCAGGATTAAAACTGAAGCTGTTGATCCGCGTGATGCATTCACCATCCaatactgtaataaccccaatttttggaatttttgaaacacggatgaatataacttttgctgatgatgctaattaaggaaaattatcagaccacactatataggagtactgttatggaaattctaagatcgtattagt
This genomic interval from Apium graveolens cultivar Ventura chromosome 8, ASM990537v1, whole genome shotgun sequence contains the following:
- the LOC141678627 gene encoding putative hexosyltransferase MUCI70 isoform X1; amino-acid sequence: MFIDEETEVFMKNSSVLDSRKRVGIWRIIFVRNIPYTDARRNGKIPKLLLHRIFPNVRYSLWIDEKLQLVTDPYQILERFLWRQNASFAISRHYSRFDVFE
- the LOC141678627 gene encoding putative hexosyltransferase MUCI70 isoform X2, which produces MKNSSVLDSRKRVGIWRIIFVRNIPYTDARRNGKIPKLLLHRIFPNVRYSLWIDEKLQLVTDPYQILERFLWRQNASFAISRHYSRFDVFE